Proteins co-encoded in one Sinobacterium norvegicum genomic window:
- a CDS encoding FecCD family ABC transporter permease, with amino-acid sequence MNRFAFSKLAPLTLLLIATAMTLSLTRGAMQLPTSASLLSLWDGLWGTQYSGLEHYQQLVILDLRLPRTLLALAVGTILAQCGAVMQGLFRNPLADPGIIGASSGAALGAAIAIILLPTALQSVTTPLAAFIGALVTTLLVFKLAQSSNGTSVVMLLLAGVAVAAFGGAMMGFLNYIADDQALRDITLWQMGSVAHTDSTTLLLCTMAAIILALYFQRHAQSLNALLLGESEARHLGIDIEKLKIKLIIVATIGIGISVSAAGIIGFIGLVIPHLVRMLAGPDHRSLLPLSALLGALLLLLADIGARLLMAPAELPVGLVTAIIGAPFFTFLLIKQRKNFL; translated from the coding sequence ATGAACCGTTTCGCCTTTTCCAAACTGGCGCCGCTGACGCTACTGTTAATTGCCACCGCGATGACGCTGTCATTGACCCGTGGCGCCATGCAACTGCCGACGAGTGCCAGTCTGTTATCACTTTGGGACGGTCTCTGGGGAACACAGTACAGTGGCCTCGAGCACTACCAGCAACTAGTGATCTTAGATCTGCGCCTGCCCCGGACACTCTTAGCTCTGGCCGTCGGTACCATTCTTGCTCAGTGTGGCGCAGTCATGCAGGGGTTGTTTCGCAACCCGCTGGCAGACCCGGGTATTATTGGTGCCTCATCTGGCGCGGCACTGGGTGCCGCCATTGCCATTATTCTTTTACCAACGGCGCTACAATCGGTGACGACCCCCTTGGCCGCCTTTATCGGCGCTCTGGTCACCACACTGTTGGTCTTTAAGCTGGCTCAGAGTAGCAATGGCACCTCGGTGGTGATGCTGCTGCTTGCCGGGGTTGCAGTTGCCGCCTTTGGCGGAGCCATGATGGGTTTTTTAAATTACATTGCTGACGATCAAGCACTGCGCGATATCACGCTTTGGCAAATGGGCTCAGTCGCCCATACCGACAGCACAACACTGCTACTGTGTACTATGGCGGCAATCATTTTAGCCCTTTATTTCCAGCGTCATGCCCAGTCTTTAAATGCATTATTGCTGGGTGAGTCGGAAGCCAGACACCTGGGAATTGACATCGAAAAGCTTAAGATCAAACTGATTATTGTCGCCACCATTGGTATCGGCATCAGTGTTTCAGCCGCCGGTATTATTGGTTTTATTGGCCTGGTGATTCCCCACTTAGTCCGTATGTTAGCGGGGCCAGATCATCGTAGCTTACTGCCACTGTCTGCCCTGCTAGGTGCCCTGCTTTTACTGCTGGCCGATATCGGCGCCCGCTTGCTGATGGCACCGGCTGAGCTCCCCGTCGGCTTAGTGACGGCAATTATTGGTGCGCCATTCTTTACTTTTTTATTGATCAAACAACGGAAGAACTTTCTCTAA
- a CDS encoding heme ABC transporter ATP-binding protein, whose product MLNISDLTVTVDDKTLLSVDQLSLIEGEMFGVLGKNGAGKSTFFKAISNDMPSRGRRLFHQQDMSQWPKQALAKHLAVLPQSSQLNFPFSAEEVVSLGLIPLSISQRGGRALVKKMMGATDTAAFAGRLYTSLSGGERQRIHLARVLVQLSQAEQAPLLLLDEPTSAQDLAQQHHILQLAQQFCRQQKYTALVILHDINLSLRYCDRVAMLEQGKLTQCGPPKQILNCEEIEKQWGYQAQQLTSDSGQIVFI is encoded by the coding sequence ATGCTTAATATTTCTGATTTAACCGTCACCGTTGATGATAAAACCTTACTCTCTGTCGATCAGTTATCGCTGATTGAAGGAGAGATGTTTGGTGTACTGGGTAAAAACGGTGCCGGTAAATCTACCTTTTTTAAGGCTATTAGCAACGACATGCCTAGCCGAGGTCGTCGACTTTTCCATCAGCAGGACATGAGCCAGTGGCCGAAACAGGCACTGGCCAAACACCTGGCGGTACTGCCTCAAAGCAGTCAGCTGAACTTTCCCTTCAGTGCCGAAGAGGTGGTCAGCCTGGGTTTGATACCCCTGTCGATCAGCCAGCGCGGTGGCCGCGCCCTGGTCAAAAAAATGATGGGGGCCACCGATACCGCCGCCTTTGCCGGCCGCCTTTATACCAGTCTCTCCGGCGGCGAACGCCAGCGAATTCATTTGGCGCGGGTGCTGGTACAACTGTCACAGGCCGAACAGGCACCGCTGCTATTACTCGACGAGCCAACCTCAGCGCAAGATTTGGCACAACAACACCATATTCTTCAATTGGCCCAGCAGTTTTGTCGCCAACAAAAATACACCGCCCTGGTCATTCTCCACGATATTAACCTCAGCCTACGCTATTGCGACCGTGTTGCCATGCTGGAACAGGGTAAACTGACCCAATGTGGCCCTCCGAAGCAGATACTCAACTGCGAGGAAATTGAAAAACAATGGGGATACCAAGCCCAACAACTGACTAGCGATTCAGGCCAAATTGTTTTTATATAG
- a CDS encoding cytochrome P450 encodes MTTAKIVENDSYLTAPDNTQLDHIPGDYGMPIFGKAFNFIKDPQAVALDHYRRFGSVSSIRLGNEYSVLALGPENTQAIYLDADKNFSSKKGFSRFDSYLGNSLIMRDFGDHKIQRRLMQGAFKTPAIKGYINGINQVCASNIQRMAGYDRFTFFPEIKATLLEIATKVFTGVDHQVGGENDLLSKRFLDFVESFVYLFPVNLPGFNYYRGLRAKDDIAAFIGPLIEQRRQGNGVDMLSHFCREKDDDGNYFSNDTIIDNFILLLFAAQDTTTASLTNTLMELGKHPQWQQQLREESAAIGKDQLDYDDFEKLPSYTLVFNEIQRLHPSVPMIPRRTIRDCQLSGIDIPANTVVSNYAVFNHRMPQWWSNPNDFDPLRFERGEHKQHPFMFHPFGGGAHKCIGMHFAQYVYKTFLHQLLSQYEIILPDNYQPSMQCVPMPKPRDNLPLSFIPLAR; translated from the coding sequence ATGACTACCGCAAAGATCGTAGAGAATGACAGCTATTTAACCGCTCCGGACAATACCCAGCTCGACCATATCCCCGGAGACTATGGCATGCCCATATTCGGCAAGGCCTTCAATTTCATCAAGGATCCACAGGCCGTTGCCCTTGATCACTACCGCCGTTTTGGCTCTGTTTCCAGTATTCGGCTGGGCAATGAATATTCTGTTTTAGCACTGGGACCCGAGAATACCCAGGCTATTTATCTTGATGCCGATAAAAACTTTTCCTCCAAGAAAGGCTTTAGCCGATTCGACAGTTACTTAGGCAACAGCCTGATTATGCGAGACTTCGGCGACCATAAGATTCAGCGCCGTTTAATGCAGGGCGCCTTTAAAACGCCGGCAATTAAAGGGTATATTAATGGTATCAATCAGGTCTGCGCCAGCAATATACAACGCATGGCCGGCTATGACCGCTTTACCTTTTTCCCTGAAATCAAGGCCACGTTGCTGGAGATTGCCACCAAGGTTTTTACCGGTGTTGATCACCAGGTCGGCGGCGAGAATGACCTATTATCTAAGCGTTTTCTCGATTTCGTCGAAAGCTTTGTCTATCTCTTTCCGGTCAACCTACCCGGCTTTAATTATTACCGGGGACTGAGAGCCAAAGACGATATCGCCGCCTTTATTGGCCCGTTGATCGAGCAACGCCGACAGGGCAATGGCGTCGATATGTTGTCACATTTTTGTCGTGAGAAAGATGATGATGGCAACTATTTTAGCAATGACACAATTATCGATAACTTCATATTACTGCTTTTTGCCGCCCAAGATACCACCACGGCTTCGCTGACCAACACCTTGATGGAACTCGGCAAGCACCCCCAGTGGCAACAGCAACTCCGGGAAGAGTCCGCTGCCATTGGTAAGGATCAATTAGACTACGATGATTTCGAAAAACTGCCCAGTTATACCCTGGTGTTTAACGAGATACAGCGGCTGCACCCATCAGTGCCAATGATTCCCCGGCGGACTATCCGCGACTGCCAACTCTCAGGCATCGACATCCCAGCCAATACCGTGGTCAGCAACTATGCGGTTTTCAATCACCGCATGCCGCAATGGTGGAGCAATCCAAACGACTTTGACCCGCTGCGTTTCGAACGTGGTGAACATAAACAACACCCGTTTATGTTCCACCCTTTCGGTGGTGGAGCCCATAAATGCATCGGTATGCACTTTGCGCAGTATGTCTATAAAACATTCTTACACCAATTGCTCAGCCAATATGAAATAATATTGCCTGACAACTATCAGCCGAGTATGCAATGTGTACCGATGCCCAAACCCCGCGACAACCTACCACTGAGCTTTATTCCACTGGCCAGGTAG
- a CDS encoding alpha-ketoglutarate-dependent dioxygenase AlkB family protein: MSGPDLFSAAEPIVVNTVDGLIYCWLDVLPLDQADALFHQLSRQSAWQQESIRLYGKSLAQPRLSCWFGKHGVSAASGYNNFSPAQPYTQSLTALKTTIEQLTGYHYNSTLANLYRDGQDSVGYHADDEPVLGKQPVIASFSLGSTRRFLVKHNAKQQNTIKMDLPHNSLVLMAGDLQQHWQHAIGKTTKPVGPRINLTFRYLNKT, from the coding sequence ATGAGCGGCCCAGACCTGTTCTCGGCCGCGGAACCGATTGTGGTCAATACCGTCGATGGCTTAATTTATTGCTGGCTTGATGTATTGCCCCTGGATCAGGCGGATGCATTATTCCACCAATTATCGCGGCAATCTGCTTGGCAGCAGGAATCCATTCGGCTGTATGGCAAGTCCTTAGCCCAGCCGCGTCTCTCATGCTGGTTTGGTAAGCACGGAGTCAGTGCTGCCAGCGGCTATAACAACTTCAGCCCAGCGCAACCTTACACCCAATCATTGACGGCATTAAAAACAACCATCGAACAGCTCACCGGCTACCACTACAACAGCACCTTGGCCAACCTCTATCGCGATGGTCAAGACAGTGTTGGCTACCATGCCGATGACGAGCCGGTTTTGGGAAAGCAACCCGTCATCGCCTCGTTCAGCCTAGGCAGTACGCGCCGTTTTTTGGTCAAACACAATGCCAAACAACAAAACACCATCAAAATGGATCTACCGCACAATTCACTGGTGTTAATGGCCGGTGACTTACAACAACACTGGCAGCATGCAATCGGGAAAACGACCAAGCCCGTCGGCCCCCGTATCAATCTCACCTTTCGCTATCTCAACAAAACTTAA
- a CDS encoding DUF2721 domain-containing protein — MANFEQITHIIQLAVAPVFLLTGVAALLGVLTTRFGRITDRARLLEKHYNFIKDTPDGELIKVSLRSMWKRARLINGAIGLCVGGALMICLVVICLFLGEFLKVNLGTVIACLFIFAMVLLSLGLIYLFREIHITTDSLKLGLTIADDGVKRIDRVLKN; from the coding sequence ATGGCCAATTTCGAGCAAATCACCCACATTATTCAGTTGGCCGTCGCCCCCGTTTTTTTACTCACCGGTGTCGCCGCCCTACTCGGTGTTCTTACCACTCGCTTCGGTCGTATTACCGACAGAGCTCGACTGCTAGAAAAGCACTACAACTTCATCAAAGACACTCCGGATGGCGAGCTGATTAAGGTCTCACTGCGCAGCATGTGGAAACGGGCGCGTTTGATTAACGGTGCCATAGGGCTCTGCGTCGGAGGTGCCTTGATGATTTGCCTGGTCGTCATCTGCCTGTTTCTCGGCGAGTTCCTCAAGGTGAATCTTGGTACCGTGATAGCGTGCCTGTTTATTTTTGCGATGGTACTGCTCAGCCTCGGCCTGATTTACCTGTTCCGTGAGATTCACATTACCACTGACAGCCTAAAACTCGGCCTAACCATTGCCGACGATGGTGTCAAACGTATCGACCGAGTGCTGAAAAACTAA
- a CDS encoding translocation/assembly module TamB domain-containing protein has protein sequence MMPVTVRTMLSKLRKLTQSAGRWLLYALLAVLIFVTGLVTTDLGSRFAFWLAEESVDGLTINGVSGRLSNKLSIAYFNLQVGGVQVMVKDVFFEWSLPSLIKGQFHAQQLTADYLLVAVVTEPSDEPEQARLVGETLTLPAILTPIPINLSQLSVGQFDLNVNDLGLQFNRIDGAATWFGYTVNIDHFDVEAWQYPFSVAGNISLRAGYPLDATLLITDNNPIKTAAELQAHGSVDDLQLVLDTTGRYALSASGDLQPLTTDVPFAFDADIDEFELATLAEDFNLTLPAIALKGGKISAAGDLQQVAAKATIGHLITPYWADANIDGAAAWRLAEEKIVIEQLSVGSADGTADILGEIDYQKGVGWQLQAVAHDINPVRYTQPYQGKLNFDIDSHGRYEQGLRFSVESSSNNSYFNRLPSQWQLAVTQGREGALVIAPGYIEQGENRIDLVGKVNVLDLEATDTALDIGLLISNASQLYPDIAGRLSGDIHFSGAVTEPSLVTKVSAEAVAFRDFSFAKAIVSSDIQQLAKVGDSQFSLTIDQLNLDQQVLETVQLSVDGNWAAHKIALYSKLLKSTDRQAVEQEQGRYSGNLMADAKIRCRGALSEGFDWRGQCQQLDIGHGLMTTVQRWSLQSPLSVDFVNDDKQPSVSLGDFCFRHQQAKICLTPVQYAKAELAPMTIQVLGIELSLLNQFIDDAVVLDGKVDFSADIALPQRGLTVDAQLAVLGGAARWDNGSTVVDFVADQLDAAFLVKENNAYFDFNFVSDEFGRAQAKAEVLDLEAARDLTGQLNIHQLDLSPLIWLVPDIETYDANINANITLAGQLDDPSLNGELTLTDGKVAGKNLPISISDWQFRAEFNDNDANLSGRFKEVSSGSYTDYSGELTWPNNQWQVAFQLDSDNIRIQLPPEVDMTVSPHLTLLARDRYISLSGEVDIPQALIAIKELPQSAISESGDTVYIDEEGKTDSKWQYDIDVDLRLGDDVRFRGFGADLRFTGGLRASVDGEGILQGLGEIRIAEGEYKAYGQDLSVRKGRFVFNGPISSPDIRLEAIRDITAENIIVGLRVRGRAEEPEVTVFSEPGMDENTAMQYLLTGYGPESEGSGGALSNAAIAMAVSRTQGRVGTVADRLGIQGFQLTTGSGESGTEVQISGYLRPDLYLKYGVSVFENVNTITLRYRLRPKLFLEAMQGATSALDIIYSFETD, from the coding sequence TGTTTTTCGAGTGGAGCCTACCCTCGCTGATTAAAGGCCAATTTCATGCGCAGCAACTCACCGCTGATTACCTATTGGTGGCGGTGGTAACAGAGCCAAGTGATGAGCCAGAGCAAGCTCGTTTGGTAGGTGAAACACTGACACTGCCGGCGATTTTGACGCCGATTCCAATTAATTTATCACAGCTATCGGTGGGCCAGTTCGACTTGAACGTCAATGATCTCGGCCTGCAGTTTAATCGGATCGACGGCGCAGCCACGTGGTTCGGGTATACCGTGAACATCGATCATTTCGATGTGGAGGCTTGGCAATACCCGTTTTCCGTTGCCGGTAATATAAGTCTACGAGCAGGTTACCCCCTCGATGCCACGTTGTTAATTACAGACAACAACCCGATAAAGACGGCGGCTGAGCTTCAGGCCCATGGCAGTGTTGATGACCTACAGTTAGTACTCGATACCACAGGGCGATATGCCTTATCGGCCAGCGGCGATCTTCAGCCACTGACCACCGACGTGCCCTTTGCATTCGATGCTGATATTGATGAGTTTGAGCTGGCAACATTGGCTGAGGATTTTAATCTAACGCTGCCAGCCATTGCGCTAAAAGGGGGTAAGATCAGTGCTGCGGGGGATCTTCAACAGGTTGCTGCCAAGGCTACTATCGGGCATTTAATCACTCCGTATTGGGCTGATGCCAACATCGATGGTGCCGCAGCCTGGCGACTCGCCGAAGAAAAAATAGTCATAGAGCAACTCAGTGTCGGCAGTGCGGATGGCACTGCCGATATTTTAGGCGAGATCGATTACCAGAAGGGCGTCGGTTGGCAGCTGCAGGCCGTTGCGCACGATATCAATCCTGTTAGATATACCCAGCCCTATCAGGGAAAGCTTAATTTTGATATCGACAGTCACGGAAGATATGAGCAAGGGCTTCGTTTCAGCGTCGAGTCGAGCAGTAACAACAGTTATTTTAATCGCCTGCCAAGCCAATGGCAGCTTGCTGTAACTCAGGGCAGAGAGGGAGCCTTGGTCATTGCCCCGGGCTATATAGAGCAAGGTGAAAACCGTATTGATCTAGTAGGTAAAGTTAATGTGTTAGACCTAGAGGCGACGGATACAGCGCTGGATATCGGCCTGTTAATCTCTAACGCCTCGCAGTTATATCCCGATATTGCAGGGCGCTTGAGCGGAGATATTCATTTTTCCGGTGCTGTGACTGAACCGAGTCTGGTGACGAAGGTGAGCGCCGAGGCAGTGGCTTTTAGAGATTTTTCGTTTGCTAAGGCGATTGTCAGTAGTGACATTCAGCAATTGGCAAAAGTGGGCGACAGTCAGTTTTCATTGACAATAGATCAGCTCAACCTCGACCAACAGGTGCTGGAGACAGTGCAGCTTAGCGTCGACGGAAACTGGGCGGCACATAAGATTGCGTTATACAGTAAGCTGCTAAAATCTACCGACAGACAGGCGGTAGAACAAGAGCAGGGAAGGTATAGCGGTAATTTGATGGCGGATGCGAAAATACGCTGTCGCGGCGCATTGAGTGAGGGCTTTGACTGGCGCGGGCAGTGCCAGCAGCTTGATATTGGCCATGGTTTAATGACTACGGTTCAGCGCTGGTCGCTACAGTCGCCACTGTCGGTGGATTTTGTCAACGACGACAAGCAGCCATCGGTCAGCCTTGGCGATTTTTGTTTTCGCCACCAGCAGGCAAAAATCTGCTTGACCCCGGTGCAGTATGCCAAGGCGGAGTTAGCACCGATGACCATACAGGTGCTGGGTATTGAGTTGTCTCTGCTCAATCAATTTATCGATGATGCAGTGGTACTTGATGGCAAGGTGGATTTTTCTGCCGATATTGCACTGCCGCAGCGGGGCTTAACCGTGGATGCACAGCTTGCCGTACTCGGTGGCGCCGCTCGCTGGGACAATGGCTCAACGGTGGTTGATTTTGTTGCCGATCAGCTGGATGCGGCATTTCTAGTGAAAGAAAATAATGCCTACTTCGATTTCAATTTTGTCAGTGATGAGTTTGGGCGTGCGCAAGCAAAAGCGGAGGTGTTAGATCTAGAGGCTGCGCGGGATTTGACAGGGCAGCTGAATATCCATCAGTTGGATTTGTCTCCATTGATTTGGCTGGTGCCAGACATCGAAACATATGATGCCAATATTAACGCCAATATTACTCTGGCCGGGCAGCTTGATGACCCCAGCCTCAACGGCGAATTAACTCTGACCGATGGCAAAGTGGCCGGTAAAAATCTACCAATATCGATCAGCGATTGGCAGTTTAGGGCTGAGTTCAATGATAATGATGCCAATTTGAGTGGTCGTTTTAAGGAGGTCAGCAGTGGTAGCTATACCGATTACAGCGGTGAACTGACCTGGCCTAATAATCAATGGCAGGTTGCCTTTCAGCTCGACAGCGATAACATTCGTATCCAGCTGCCACCGGAGGTTGATATGACGGTTTCACCGCACCTGACTCTGTTGGCCCGTGATCGTTATATTTCGCTCAGTGGTGAAGTTGACATCCCACAGGCGCTGATCGCGATAAAAGAATTACCCCAGTCGGCTATCAGTGAAAGTGGTGATACCGTGTATATCGATGAAGAGGGCAAGACAGACTCAAAGTGGCAGTACGATATAGATGTTGATCTACGACTTGGCGATGATGTTAGATTCCGTGGCTTTGGTGCTGATTTACGTTTCACTGGCGGCCTACGGGCCAGCGTCGATGGCGAGGGCATATTACAGGGGTTGGGGGAAATTCGCATTGCCGAGGGTGAATATAAAGCCTATGGCCAAGACCTTTCTGTGCGCAAAGGGCGGTTTGTGTTCAACGGCCCTATTTCCAGCCCCGATATTCGCCTGGAGGCAATCAGGGACATTACTGCAGAGAATATTATTGTCGGCCTGCGTGTGCGCGGCCGGGCCGAGGAGCCAGAAGTGACGGTATTCTCTGAGCCGGGTATGGACGAGAATACTGCCATGCAATACCTATTGACTGGCTACGGCCCTGAGAGCGAAGGCTCCGGCGGCGCCTTGAGTAATGCGGCAATAGCAATGGCGGTGTCGAGAACCCAGGGCAGGGTGGGTACCGTGGCAGATCGCCTAGGGATTCAGGGCTTCCAGCTAACCACAGGCAGTGGTGAATCGGGAACAGAGGTGCAAATCAGCGGTTATCTGCGACCGGATTTGTATTTGAAATACGGCGTCAGTGTTTTTGAGAACGTCAACACGATTACGCTACGCTACCGCCTTAGGCCAAAGCTGTTCCTTGAGGCGATGCAGGGGGCAACCAGCGCGCTGGACATTATTTATTCGTTTGAAACCGACTAG